The following proteins come from a genomic window of Populus alba chromosome 12, ASM523922v2, whole genome shotgun sequence:
- the LOC118060607 gene encoding 21 kDa protein — protein MAKSSLVLLLLSILYVAGTATSASTTSSSASATNFIKASCTATKYPALCVESLSLYATSINQSPRQLIQTALAVSADKAQATKTFVYKLTKFKGVKPREKAAIKDCFEEIDDTVDRLVKSVKELKNMGSSKGSDFQWHISNVQTWISAGLTDENTCVDGFAGKALNGRIKNSINARFVHVERVTSNALALINKFASKY, from the coding sequence ATGGCGAAATCTAGCCTTGTCTTGCTGCTACTCTCAATCTTGTACGTTGCCGGCACTGCAACTTCTGCTAGCACCACAAGTTCAAGTGCAAGCGCTACAAATTTCATCAAGGCCTCATGCACCGCCACAAAATACCCTGCCTTGTGTGTCGAATCCCTCTCCCTTTACGCCACTTCAATCAACCAGAGTCCACGCCAGCTAATTCAGACGGCCTTGGCCGTGAGCGCAGACAAAGCTCAGGCCACCAAGACATTTGTCTACAAGTTGACAAAGTTCAAGGGAGTTAAGCCCAGAGAAAAGGCAGCGATAAAGGATTGTTTTGAAGAGATTGATGATACCGTGGACAGGCTTGTTAAGTCAGTTAAGGAGTTGAAGAACATGGGGTCATCTAAGGGTTCGGATTTTCAATGGCATATCAGTAATGTTCAGACCTGGATTAGTGCTGGATTGACTGATGAAAACACTTGTGTTGATGGGTTCGCTGGCAAGGCTTTGAATGGAAGGATAAAGAATTCAATCAATGCAAGGTTTGTTCATGTTGAAAGGGTGACTAGCAATGCACTTGCGTTGATTAACAAGTTCGCTTCCAAGTACTAA
- the LOC118060605 gene encoding MYB-like transcription factor 4 yields the protein MGRQPCCDKLGVKKGPWTAEEDKKLVNFILTHGQCCWRAVPKLAGLRRCGKSCRLRWTNYLRPDLKRGLLNEDEEQLVIDLHACLGNRWSKIAARLPGRTDNEIKNHWNTHIKKKLIKMGIDPVTHEPLSKQGSPQESTGPCHSNYDQPSLNADGQQVLPQNCGRASSSTTDNSSTTTPTENSSVDECIGSSEPNSATDSDPLMSCIWSEVFLDDSSWNFQDTRGGDYSEFGLSKSSSEDSNSPWVLDSKDLGDEFFGLSCFSDMDLSILDMGGKH from the exons ATGGGCAGACAGCCTTGTTGCGACAAACTTGGTGTGAAGAAGGGCCCTTGGACAGCTGAGGAAGACAAGAAGTTGGTCAATTTTATTCTCACACATGGCCAATGTTGCTGGCGTGCTGTACCCAAGCTCGCCGGACTCCGCCGCTGTGGCAAGAGCTGCCGTCTTCGCTGGACTAATTACCTCCGGCCTGACTTGAAGAGAGGCCTTCTTAACGAGGATGAGGAGCAACTTGTCATTGACCTCCATGCTTGCCTTGGCAATAG GTGGTCCAAAATCGCAGCAAGATTGCCGGGAAGAACAGATAATGAGATCAAGAATCACTGGAATACCCACATTAAGAAAAAGCTAATAAAGATGGGAATTGATCCTGTTACGCACGAGCCTCTCAGTAAACAAGGGAGTCCTCAAGAAAGTACAGGACCTTGTCACAGTAATTATGATCAACCCAGTTTGAACGCTGATGGTCAGCAGGTCCTCCCCCAGAATTGTGGCCGTGCCTCCTCCAGCACTACTGATAATTCAAGCACGACCACCCCGACGGAGAATTCTTCAGTGGATGAATGCATAGGGTCATCAGAACCTAACAGTGCTACAGACAGTGATCCACTAATGAGTTGCATATGGTCGGAGGTATTTCTTGATGATTCATCTTGGAACTTTCAAGACACCAGAGGAGGAGATTATAGTGAATTCGGGCTATCTAAATCTTCATCAGAGGATAGTAACTCTCCATGGGTTTTAGACTCTAAGGATCTTGGAGATGAATTCTTTGGACTTAGTTGTTTCAGTGACATGGACTTGAGTATCCTAGACATGGGTGGCAAGCATTAA